One genomic window of Etheostoma spectabile isolate EspeVRDwgs_2016 chromosome 7, UIUC_Espe_1.0, whole genome shotgun sequence includes the following:
- the atp6ap1b gene encoding V-type proton ATPase subunit S1b translates to MSGSSKVPVMAVIGLFFALFATRSSAAQVPLLMWSSDGLPPLASPAAGHITSKEQLTAYLTSAFGSGPHTVLLFLQDKLSKDDFTVFGGVFGNKQDSAFQNLEAAVQSSSSSVTLPALEWSDSSAVPALLQEKLGVSPLLVDADTLSHLSVNTSASNLLLINLPYCTGLDKSCKEVLHENDEIIGKVLSIMKDKKVPYTAIYTGLQPSRVISETSFSRQPAGRSLLQAVVPDVKAPIMFNGTGSGPCIMLWAQNLNVSLSGTSDWTDLAAQTPSLAKSLCNSSNSLLVLSYTNFTLSFAMTQRFFPVSGRNWFTLDTVQLQANGLTASFVGSRSIYAPAEYSFHCQSVTSFRDTLLVPNNMNQNTTQWRLNFVDFQIQGFGLSNGTDFSYASDCAGFFTPGIWMGLITSLLMLLIFVYGLHMIMQLNTMDRFDDPKGPSISVPQSE, encoded by the exons ATGTCAGGCTCAAGCAAAGTGCCAGTAATGGCTGTTATTGGCCTTTTCTTCGCCCTTTTCGCCACACGGAGCTCCGCTGCTCAAGTGCCACTTCTAATGTGGTCCAGTGACGG TTTACCACCACTGGCCTCTCCTGCAGCTGGTCACATCACATCCAAGGAACAGCTGACTGCCTACCTCACCTCTGCCTTTGGCTCCGGCCCCCACACTGTGCTGCTGTTCCTACAGGACAAG TTAAGCAAAGATGACTTCACAGTCTTTGGTGGAGTGTTTGGAAACAAGCAGGACAGTGCCTTTCAAAACCTTGAG GCTGCTGTGCAGTCATCTTCCTCATCGGTGACGCTCCCTGCTTTAGAGTGGTCGGACTCCTCTGCCGTCCCGGCTCTGCTGCAAGAGAAGCTCGGTGTCTCGCCTCTGCTCGTCGACGCCGACACTCTGTCACATCTCAGCGTCAACACATCTGCCAGCAATCTGCTGCTTATCAACCTTCCCTATTGTACTGG CTTGGACAAGTCTTGCAAGGAAGTCCTACATGAAAATG ATGAAATTATTGGGAAAGTTCTGAGTAtcatgaaagacaaaaaagtcccATACACCGCGATATACACAGGACTCCAGCCATCACGA GTGATATCAGAGACATCTTTTTCGCGCCAGCCTGCGGGGCGCTCCCTGCTCCAAGCGGTTGTTCCTGATGTCAAAGCACCCATCATGTTTAATGGAACCGGCAGCGGCCCTTGCATAATGTTGTGGGCTCAGAATCTGAACGTCAGCCTGTCCGGCACTTCAGACTGGACGGACCTCGCTGCACAAACCCCTTCCTTAGCAAAATCCCTGTGCAACAGCAGCAACTCACT GCTTGTCCTCAGCTACACAAACTTTACACTAAG TTTTGCCATGACTCAGCGGTTCTTTCCTGTGTCTGGACGGAACTGGTTCACCCTGGACACTGTGCAGCTGCAGGCCAACGGCCTAACTGCGTCTTTCGTTGGGAGCCGCAGCATCTACGCCCCTGCGGAGTATTCTTTCCACTGCCAGTCCGTCACCAGCTTCCGAGATACTCTGCTAGTGCCAAACAACATGAACCAGAACACCACGCAGTGGAGGCTCAATTTTGTCGACTTCCAG ATCCAGGGCTTCGGATTGTCCAACGGAACAGACTTCTCCTACGCCAGTGACTGTGCAGGCTTCTTCACCCCAGGGATCTGGATGGGACTGATAACCTCTCTGCTCATGCTATTAATTTTCGTGTACGGTCTGCACATGATCATGCAGCTGAACACCATGGATCGATTCGACGACCCCAAAGGTCCATCGATTTCAGTGCCTCAGTCAGAGTGA